From the Cucurbita pepo subsp. pepo cultivar mu-cu-16 chromosome LG05, ASM280686v2, whole genome shotgun sequence genome, one window contains:
- the LOC111796022 gene encoding aquaporin PIP2-7-like — translation MGKDVEAAEQGQFQAKDYQDPPPAPFIDPDELTKWSLYRAAIAEFIATLLFLYVTVLTVIGYSHQSDPNISKDPCNGVGILGIAWAFGGMIFILVYCTAGISGGHINPAVTFGLFLARKVSLVRAVLYMVAQCAGAICGCGLVKAFQSAYYVRYNGGANMLSDGYNKGTGLGAEIIGTFVLVYTVFSATDPKRSARDSHVPVLAPLPIGFAVFMVHLATIPITGTGINPARSFGAAVIFNHEKAWDDQWIFWVGPFIGAAIAAIYHQYVLRAGAIKALGSFRSNA, via the exons ATGGGCAAGGACGTTGAGGCAGCCGAGCAAGGCCAATTCCAAGCCAAGGACTACCAAGACCCACCTCCCGCTCCTTTCATCGACCCAGACGAGCTCACCAAATGGTCACTTTACAGAGCCGCCATCGCCGAGTTCATCGCCActctcctcttcctctacGTCACCGTTTTGACTGTTATCGGCTACTCCCACCAAAGTGACCCTAATATCTCCAAAGACCCATGTAACGGCGTCGGAATCCTCGGCATCGCCTGGGCCTTTGGCGGCATGATCTTCATCCTCGTCTACTGCACCGCCGGGATCTCCGGTGGCCACATAAACCCAGCAGTGACCTTTGGGCTGTTCTTGGCAAGGAAGGTGTCGTTGGTTAGGGCCGTGTTGTACATGGTAGCTCAGTGTGCGGGTGCTATCTGTGGCTGTGGGTTGGTTAAGGCTTTCCAGTCGGCGTACTACGTGAGGTATAATGGCGGCGCCAACATGCTCAGTGATGGGTACAACAAAGGCACTGGCTTGGGAGCTGAAATCATCGGTACCTTTGTTCTTGTCTACACCGTCTTCTCCGCCACCGATCCCAAAAGAAGCGCCAgagattcccatgttccg GTTTTGGCGCCACTCCCAATTGGATTTGCAGTGTTCATGGTTCACTTAGCCACAATCCCCATCACCGGAACTGGAATTAACCCTGCAAGAAGCTTCGGAGCTGCTGTCATCTTCAACCATGAAAAAGCCTGGGATGATCAa TGGATTTTCTGGGTTGGTCCATTCATTGGAGCTGCAATTGCTGCAATTTACCACCAGTATGTACTCAGAGCTGGCGCCATTAAAGCTCTTGGATCCTTCAGGAGCAACGCTTAA
- the LOC111796039 gene encoding alpha carbonic anhydrase 8-like gives MAKSVAFYCLLLMFVAVFMDAAFSLEQPVEVPPSPSPESAADSPPVPSPTPFPHAPASSPAESPLKSPPAPPPSDLTPSPSPARVPSPSPAPAPSLTADSDFRNSIANGGGGETETSKGGMNGGKKAGIAVGVIAAACFVGVGGIVYKKRQDNIRRSQFGNAARSSFL, from the coding sequence ATGGCGAAATCCGTTGCTTTCTATTGCCTTCTTTTGATGTTCGTTGCGGTGTTCATGGACGCCGCTTTCTCTTTGGAACAACCAGTGGAAGTTCCGCCTTCTCCATCTCCTGAATCTGCTGCAGATTCTCCTCCAGTGCCCTCCCCTACTCCATTCCCTCACGCTCCTGCTAGTTCTCCGGCGGAATCACCTTTAAAATCTCCTCCTGCGCCACCGCCCTCAGATCTCACTCCCAGTCCATCTCCAGCGCGTGTTCCATCTCCGTCTCCGGCTCCAGCCCCTTCACTGACTGCCGACAGTGATTTTCGTAACAGTATTGCCAATGGCGGTGGAGGAGAGACGGAAACTTCCAAGGGCGGGATGAATGGCGGTAAGAAGGCTGGAATTGCAGTTGGAGTGATTGCTGCTGCGTGTTTTGTGGGAGTAGGAGGAATCGTTTACAAGAAGCGCCAAGACAACATTCGCCGATCTCAGTTCGGGAATGCCGCTAGGTCATCGTTCCTATGA
- the LOC111795981 gene encoding uncharacterized protein LOC111795981, with amino-acid sequence MGTEEISVVSSSADRLQKAGTTEGTSHVNHWKRRNLSLEIPSRTPDFVAKRMPPTSSPTPRKVNFVLTPTSSDDAIPTGPSGPSSSRAKPSIKSFLPKLSFIYRSSSDVEAVSCLVSEASSSRTHEKPPQALMAPRSKQASSLPVTPVAHSNPESTHDGSKGSEQESVRRGSQKRISRSLSLPVNNKGRSIRRTDSFFRVIPSTPRPKEGDTTLNTSTTIEIENEESNGEDISEEEAVCRICMVELCEGGETLKMECSCKGALALAHQECAVKWFSIKGNKTCEVCKKEVLNLPVTLLKVQSIRTRVLGGTRTQQDNVNIHRVWQEFPVLVIVSILAYFCFLEQLLTQVAKMGTSAIAISLPFSCVLGLFSSMTSSTMVKRRYIWVYATVQFAMVVLFSHLFYTVVGIQAVLAIILATLTGFGLVMSGSSIIVEFLRWRRRWGLTSPQHHHNSQRAAQPIRASIAISSVHHAIPRQHPTVVETLSRS; translated from the exons ATGGGAACAGAGGAGATAAGTGTTGTGAGTTCAAGTGCAGATCGTCTCCAGAAG GCTGGGACAACAGAAGGAACCTCTCATGTTAACCATTGGAAGAGgcgaaatctctctcttgaGATACCTTCTAGGACACCCGACTTTGTTGCCAAAAGAATGCCCCCAACATCTAGTCCTACACCAAGGAAAGTGAATTTTGTGTTAACACCTACCTCTTCAGATGATGCTATACCTACTGGACCTTCAGGGCCATCTTCGTCAAGAGCCAAACCATCCATCAAAAGTTTCTTGCCAAAACTTAGCTTCATTTACCGAAGTTCGTCGGATGTTGAGGCGGTGTCCTGCCTTGTTTCTGAGGCTTCATCTTCACGGACACATGAAAAGCCTCCTCAAGCTTTAATGGCGCCTAGGTCGAAGCAAGCTTCATCACTACCTGTAACTCCTGTAGCTCATTCAAATCCAGAATCTACACATGATGGAAGCAAGGGAAGTGAACAGGAATCAGTA AGAAGGGGATCTCAGAAACGGATATCACGCTCCCTTTCTCTTCCAGTCAATAACAAGGGTAGAAGCATAAGGAGGACGGATTCATTTTTTCGAGTAATTCCTTCGACCCCACGACCAAAGGAAGGGGATACGACATTGAATACTTCTACAACAATAGAAATAG aaaatgaagaaagcaaTGGCGAAGACATCTCTGAAGAAGAGGCTGTCTGTAGAATTTGCATGGTTGAATTGTGTGAAGGAGGTGAGACTCTAAAGATGGAATGTAGCTGCAAAGGTGCACTTGCTCTGGCTCACCAAGAATGTGCAGTCAAATGGTTTAGTATCAAGGGAAATAAAACGTGTGAAGTTTGCAAGAAAGAGGTCCTAAACCTTCCTGTAACTTTGTTAAAGGTCCAGAGCATTCGAACTCGAGTATTAGGGGGAACTAGAACTCAGCAGGACAATGTCAATATCCATAG GGTGTGGCAGGAGTTTCCTGTGCTTGTGATTGTTAGCATACTTGCCTACTTTTGCTTTCTTGAGCAACTACTG ACGCAGGTTGCGAAAATGGGCACCAGTGCAATTGCCATTTCACTTCCATTTTCGTGCGTTTTGGGTCTGTTCTCATCAATGACCTCCTCGACCATGG TGAAGAGAAGATACATATGGGTATATGCAACAGTTCAGTTTGCGATGGTGGTTCTCTTCTCACATCTATTCTACACTGTG GTTGGTATCCAAGCAGTTTTGGCTATCATACTGGCTACATTAACCGGGTTTGGCCTCGTTATGAGTGGAAGTTCAATTATTGTTGAGTTTTTAAGATGGAGAAGACGTTGGGGGCTAACATCACCACAACATCACCACAACTCTCAGAGAGCAGCACAACCAATACGAGCATCTATAGCTATAAGTTCAGTGCACCATGCCATACCCCGACAACATCCCACGGTTGTTGAAACATTAAGCAGAAGCTGA
- the LOC111795953 gene encoding zinc finger CCCH domain-containing protein 24, whose amino-acid sequence MAASSIEETLVTEALETSEDHLQTSMDAQDNTDNFPQTNALPAESLLEQSDCQSTEASVAGEKRKRTDTDFDTANPKPDPSLNPLWKTSLCSYFRRHSGSCSHGSTCRYAHGEEELRKRPDNSWDPTSERAKKVMKVEEEVKEEEVMMTEAVVDDDDEDGNDGRDNGLSKCLVHLPRKWTSDHLRDYLKEQGIHFQSAKKKKGMTVGFVHFESTEQLKSAVEELDGKTIGNKNLKVADVIPRSFDKTIQSSRDRDNISKSSVAVSLSSNDGEDADSINGGNCVPNDSVSKVKSAREVVAPLAHMSYSDQLDHKKNSLTQVLKKLTRNARKACPTGISLPDWILKSRDIGGLPCNFEGILKSPIIDGYRNKCEFSVGYSLEGKPTVGFMLGNFREGVTAVEEPENCPNVSRLSCKYASIFQEFLKLSSLPIWNRFKNIGFWRQLTVREGRTPRKSIDSENSDSKISEVMLIVQVCSVGVECELMTNEFKRLAQAFAEGAVANSPSLPLTSLVIQHHQGISNAAPADTPLQPLTIPNVHGAELEATNDVVEPRIHDYISNLKFCISPTAFFQVNTLAAEKLYSLAGDWAGLGPDTLLFDICCGTGTIGLTLAHRVGMVIGIEMNASAVSDAQRNAEINGINNCKFICAKAEDVVGSLLKEYLNVTEKEGEISSDTNPSDGTSSASKKSEEIPCASEKSDEVPATEERNTLTDGIEQDSVAGRMPENNANALETSEVASQEKGSQLNGCKAENGTSLAQQFKNVVAIVDPPRGGLHPIVTKVLRTHTHLRRLVYISCNPESLMANAIELCTPSSEKTEKGNKNNRGWRNMGSAGLARHRVKSMPMSEPFRPVKAMAVDLFPHTPHCEMVMLLER is encoded by the exons ATGGCGGCCTCTTCAATTGAAGAAACCCTTGTAACCGAAGCGTTGGAAACTTCCGAAGATCATCTCCAAACGTCGATGGACGCCCAAGACAATACTGATAACTTCCCACAGACTAATGCGCTGCCGGCTGAATCTTTACTGGAACAATCTGATTGCCAATCCACTGAAGCTAGCGTTGCGGGGGAAAAGCGGAAGAGAACAGACACAGATTTTGATACTGCAAATCCGAAGCCGGATCCGTCTCTGAATCCTCTTTGGAAAACCAGTTTATGCTCTTACTTTAGGCGTCATTCGGGGTCGTGTAGTCATGGAAGTACGTGTCGCTACGCTCATGGCGAGGAGGAGCTACGGAAACGCCCTGATAACTCGTGGGATCCAACGTCGGAGCGGGCTAAGAAGGTGATGAAAGTGGAGGAGGAAGTTAAGGAAGAGGAGGTCATGATGACGGAGGCTGTTGTGGACGATGACGATGAGGACGGAAATGACGGAAGGGATAATGGTCTTAGCAAATGCTTAGTTCATTTGCCGAGAAAATGGACTTCTGATCATCTTCGGGATTACTTGAAGGAACAG GGTATTCATTTTCAATCcgcaaagaagaagaaaggaatgACCGTAggttttgttcattttgaaaGTACAGAACAATTGAAAAGTGCTGTTGAG GAGTTAGATGGAAAAACCATTGGCaacaagaatttgaaggtTGCAGACGTGATTCCCAGATCATTTGATAAGACAATTCAATCATCGAGGGATCGTGACAATATTTCTAAATCTTCGGTTGCTGTCTCTTTATCATCAAATGATGGTGAAGATGCTGATAGCATAAATGGCGGGAATTGTGTTCCTAATGATTCAGTTTCTAAGGTAAAAAGTGCCCGTGAAGTGGTGGCTCCCCTTGCTCACATGTCATACAGTGATCAGTTGGATCATAAAAAGAATTCATTGACGCAGGTTCTCAAAAAACTT ACTAGGAACGCCCGAAAAGCTTGTCCTACTGGCATTTCTCTTCCCGATTGGATATTAAAATCAAGGGATATAG GTGGTCTTCCATGCAATTTTGAGGGTATTCTTAAATCACCAATTATAGATGGATACCGTAACAAGTGTGAATTTTCAGTTGGATACTCTTTGGAGGGCAAGCCAACAGTGGGGTTTATGTTGGGAAATTTCAG GGAAGGTGTAACAGCTGTTGAAGAACCTGAAAATTGTCCCAATGTTTCTAGACTTTCTTGCAAATATGCATCAATCTTTCAGGAATTTCTGAAGCTTTCAAGCTTGCCAATTTGGAATAGATTTAAGAATATTGGGTTTTGGCGTCAATTGACG GTTCGAGAAGGACGAACTCCAAGGAAGTCGATTGATTCTGAAAATTCTGATTCAAAAATCAGTGAGGTCATGCTCATCGTTCAG GTCTGCTCTGTAGGTGTTGAGTGTGAACTAATGACCAATGAATTCAAGAGACTTGCTCAAGCTTTTGCTGAAGGAGCTGTTGCAAATTCTCCATCACTGCCACTAACTTCTTTAGTCATTCAG CATCACCAAGGAATATCAAATGCAGCACCTGCTGATACTCCATTACAGCCACTAACTATTCCAAATGTCCATGGCGCTGAACTGGAGGCTACCAATGATGTTGTAGAACCAAGAATCCATGATTACATTAGCAACCTTAAGTTCTGCATATCTCCAACGGCCTTTTTCCAG GTGAATACACTTGCTGCTGAGAAGCTGTATTCACTAGCTGGGGATTGGGCTGGGTTAGGCCCTGACACCTTGCTTTTTGATATTTGCTGTGGAACTGGAACAATTGGACTGACGTTGGCTCATCGTGTCGGTATG GTTATTGGTATTGAAATGAACGCTTCTGCGGTGTCTGATGCTCAGAGGAATGCTGAAATCAATGGGATAAATAACTGTAAATTTATTTGTGCAAAG GCGGAGGATGTTGTGGGATCTTTATTGAAAGAGTACCTAAATGTAACCGAGAAAGAAGGGGAAATTTCAAGTGACACTAATCCAAGCGATGGAACTTCAAGTGCCTCCAAGAAAAGTGAGGAAATTCCATGTGCCTCTGAAAAAAGTGATGAAGTTCCTGCAACTGAGGAAAGAAACACCTTAACGGATGGCATCGAACAAGATTCTGTGGCGGGGCGAATGCCTGAAAACAATGCAAATGCACTTGAGACTTCAGAGGTTGCTAGCCAAGAGAAAGGGAGCCAACTCAACGGCTGCAAAGCAGAAAATGGGACTAGTTTGGCACAGCAGTTCAAAAATGTCGTTGCTATTGTCGATCCTCCTCGTGGTGGACTTCATCCCATT GTGACAAAGGTCCTGAGAACCCATACGCATTTAAGGAGATTAGT TTACATTTCATGCAACCCTGAAAGTTTGATGGCTAATGCCATAGAGCTGTGTACACCGTCATCTGAAAAAACTGAGAAAGGAAACAAGAACAACCGTGGGTGGAGAAATATGGGGAGTGCTGGTCTTGCTCGGCACAGAGTGAAGTCGATGCCGATGTCGGAGCCTTTTCGGCCTGTAAAAGCAATGGCTGTAGATCTTTTCCCTCATACGCCCCACTGTGAGATGGTGATGCTGCTGGAGAGGTAG
- the LOC111796001 gene encoding F-box/kelch-repeat protein At5g60570-like has product MEDEEVSYVSNVDLIERTVDGSQRRRISNDSLLPGLNDDVAMNCFAYVRRSDYASLSCVNSRFNKQIRSGALTELRKKVENVEYWVYLVCDLKEWEAFDPDRNKWMALPKMPCDECFNHADKESLAVGSELLVFGREFYDFAIWKYAFFPHCWVKCRGMNQPRCLFGSGSLGSIAIVAGGSDKKGNVLKSAELYDSSKGRWEMLPDMHVPRRSCSGFFMDGKFYVIGGMSSPTVSLTCGEEYDLKKRKWRKIEGMYPYVNQGAQAPPLVAVVENELYAVEHLTNMVMKYEKVGKTWNVLGRLPVRADSSNGWGLAFKACGEKLLVVGGQRGPEGECIVLSSWCPKSGVNNGSLDWKIVGGKEHVGVFVYNCAVMGC; this is encoded by the coding sequence ATGGAGGATGAAGAAGTAAGTTACGTTTCGAATGTAGATTTGATAGAAAGAACGGTTGATGGTTCGCAGCGTCGGCGTATATCAAATGATTCACTTCTCCCAGGGCTCAATGATGATGTAGCAATGAATTGCTTTGCGTACGTTCGAAGGTCGGATTATGCTTCTCTATCATGTGTTAACTCAAGGTTTAACAAGCAGATTAGAAGTGGTGCCTTGACTGAACTGAGGAAGAAGGTAGAGAATGTGGAGTATTGGGTATATCTGGTTTGTGATTTAAAAGAGTGGGAGGCTTTTGATCCTGATAGAAATAAATGGATGGCATTGCCTAAGATGCCTTGTGATGAGTGTTTCAACCATGCTGATAAGGAGTCCTTAGCAGTAGGTAGCGAGTTATTGGTTTTCGGTAGGGAGTTTTATGATTTCGCTATATGGAAATATGCGTTTTTTCCTCATTGTTGGGTAAAATGTCGAGGAATGAACCAGCCTCGTTGTTTGTTTGGGTCTGGCAGCCTTGGTTCAATAGCAATTGTAGCAGGTGGGAGTGATAAAAAGGGAAACGTTCTAAAATCAGCCGAACTATACGACTCATCCAAGGGTCGGTGGGAAATGTTGCCCGACATGCACGTCCCACGTCGGTCATGTTCGGGATTCTTCATGGATGGGAAATTCTACGTGATTGGAGGGATGTCGAGTCCTACAGTGTCTCTAACATGTGGAGAGGAGTACGATTTAAAGAAGAGGAAATGGAGGAAAATCGAAGGGATGTATCCGTACGTGAACCAAGGAGCACAGGCTCCCCCGCTCGTTGCAGTTGTGGAGAATGAGTTATATGCAGTGGAGCATTTAACGAACATGGTAATGAAGTATGAGAAAGTGGGGAAGACATGGAATGTGTTGGGGAGACTGCCGGTGAGGGCGGATTCTTCGAATGGATGGGGACTTGCTTTCAAAGCGTGTGGGGAAAAGCTTCTGGTTGTGGGGGGACAAAGAGGGCCAGAAGGAGAATGTATTGTGCTGAGCTCTTGGTGTCCAAAGTCGGGAGTTAATAATGGAAGTTTGGATTGGAAGATAGTAGGAGGGAAGGAACATGTTGGGGTTTTTGTCTACAACTGTGCAGTTATGGGGTGTTGA
- the LOC111795987 gene encoding serine/threonine-protein kinase GRIK2-like, which yields MYKKSFSIAKMMGCCGCFGFTKKPKRLLRPASGFNRLSEDFLLGEDMEDEESCSSQDDMVSTTHEEEPDSHCRVKNSEEILRHRTQNGLICRHFPVKETNTVIRSEDENGNKTVNEYVRECKIGSGSYGKVVLYRSRVDGKYYAIKAFHKSHLSKLRVAPSETAMTDVLREVLIMKMLKHPNIVNLFEVIDDPDDDRFYMVLEYVEGKWACEGSDPPRGLDENTARKYLRDIVSGLMYLHAHNIVHGDIKPDNLLITRDGTVKIGDFSVSQVFEDENDELRRSPGTPVFTAPECCLGITYHGKVADTWAVGVTLYCMILGRYPFLGETLQDTYDKIVNNPLLLPDDMNPQLRDLLEGILCKDPSQRMTLDAIAKHSWVIGDEGPIPQYLCWCKRKSEQSNLEPEENGSKYNDFDVGSCNSSS from the exons ATGTACAAAAAAAGTTTCTCTATAGCCAAAATGATGGGCTGTTGTGGTTGCTTCGGGTTTacaaaaaaacccaaaagatTGCTGAGACCTGCTTCTGGCTTCAACCGCCTTTCTGAGGATTTTTTGTTGGGTGAAGAtatggaagatgaagaaagcTGCTCGTCTCAAGATGATATGGTCAGTACTACACATGAAGAAGAACCTGACTCACATTGCCGTGTCAAAAATTCAGAAGAGATTTTGCGGCATAGAACGCAGAATGGTTTGATTTGCCGGCACTTTCCTGTCAAGGAGACAAACACAGTTATTCGTTCAGAG gatgaaaatggaaacaaaacgGTCAATGAATATGTTCGTGAGTGTAAGATTGGTTCTGGTAGTTATGGGAAAGTG GTTCTATATCGAAGTCGTGTTGATGGAAAATACTACGCAATTAAG GCATTTCACAAGTCTCATTTGTCGAAGCTGCGAGTTGCTCCCTCAGAGACAGCTATGACTGATGTTCTTCGGGAG GTTTTAAtcatgaaaatgttgaaacATCCAAACATAGTAAATCTATTTGAAGTGATAGATGATCCAGATGACGATCGCTTTTATATGG TTCTTGAATATGTGGAAGGCAAATGGGCTTGTGAGGGTTCTGATCCACCACGTGGTCTAGATGAAAATACTGCTCGGAAATACTTACGTGATATCGTCTCAGGGCTGATGTATCTTCATGCTCAT AATATAGTGCATGGTGACATCAAACCTGATAATTTGTTGATAACTCGCGACGGTACAGTGAAGATAGGGGACTTCAGTGTTAGCCAGGTTTTTGAG GACGAAAATGACGAGCTTCGCCGTTCTCCTGGGACTCCTGTTTTTACAGCACCGGAATGCTGTTTAG GTATTACTTATCATGGAAAAGTAGCCGACACATGGGCAGTCGGGGTGACTCTGTACTGTATGATACTCGGTCGATATCCATTTCTTGGGGAGACACTGCAAGATACCTATGATAAA ATTGTCAATAATCCATTGCTGCTGCCGGATGATATGAATCCCCAGTTGAGAGATCTACTAGAAGGAATTCTATGCAAAG ACCCGAGCCAGAGAATGACACTCGACGCCATTGCAAAGCATAGCTGGGTGATCGGAGACGAAGGTCCAATCCCGCAATATCTATGCTGGTGCAAGCGCAAGTCCGAACAATCAAACTTAGAACCAGAAGAAAACGGGAGTAAATACAACGATTTTGATGTGGGTTCGTGTAATTCGTCCAGTTAG